One Gordonia zhaorongruii DNA segment encodes these proteins:
- a CDS encoding NAD(+) synthase, whose product MSTYSHGFARIAAAVPPVALADPHENAARTVELIQRAHDEGAALVAFPELGLCGYSVDDLVQQDALLDGVMDALMTVVEATRRVSPVVLVGAPLRIDDALYNCAVIIHDGQVLGVAPKSYLPNYREFYEQRYFAAARDTVVDSITLGDHEIPFGADLVFEAVDLPGLRFHVEVCEDGWVPIPPSTWAALAGATLLVNLSGSPVTVGKEEYRRTLATSHSARNVAAHLYVASGFGESTTDLAWDGDALIAENGTLLARSETFSMDPQLIVADVDLDRIRQERSRMISMRDQVGDYADQARAIRRIPFELDLALDDDVVADLRRTVLRFPFVPTGTADRDQRCRDVLDIQVQGLVARLRATGIGKIVIGVSGGLDSTLALLVAVQAFDLLGLPRTDIRAYTMPGFATGDATLARSHVLMDSLGVTGTELDIRPSCERMLADLGHPFADGRPVYDVTFENVQAGERTSHLFRLANYLGGLVLGTGDLSELALGWCTYGVGDQMSHYNVNGSVPKTLIQHLIRWKIATGGYPEATIEALREIVDDVISPELVPADADGNVQSTEGKVGPYELHDFFLYHLTRFGYRPSKMAYLAHQAWGDSSRGPWSDMLAPEQRNQYDAATIERWLEVFLKRFMSSQFKRTAMPNGPKIGSGGSLSPRGDWRSPSDASAAAWLRELHGEL is encoded by the coding sequence GGCGCTCGTCGCATTCCCGGAACTCGGGTTGTGCGGCTACAGCGTCGACGATCTGGTGCAGCAGGACGCGCTCCTCGACGGCGTGATGGATGCGCTGATGACCGTGGTGGAGGCGACCAGACGCGTGTCCCCGGTGGTTCTGGTCGGCGCTCCCCTGCGGATCGACGACGCTCTCTACAACTGCGCGGTGATCATTCACGACGGCCAGGTACTCGGGGTGGCACCGAAGTCGTACCTGCCGAACTACCGCGAGTTCTACGAGCAGCGCTACTTCGCGGCCGCCCGCGACACCGTCGTCGACTCGATCACGCTCGGTGACCACGAGATCCCGTTCGGCGCCGACCTCGTCTTCGAGGCCGTGGACCTGCCGGGCCTGCGTTTCCACGTCGAGGTCTGCGAGGACGGGTGGGTGCCCATCCCGCCGAGCACGTGGGCGGCACTCGCAGGCGCCACCCTGCTGGTGAATCTGTCGGGCAGCCCGGTGACCGTCGGCAAGGAGGAGTACCGCAGGACCCTCGCCACGAGTCATTCGGCGCGCAACGTCGCGGCCCATCTGTACGTGGCATCCGGGTTCGGCGAGTCCACGACGGATCTGGCCTGGGACGGCGACGCGCTGATCGCCGAGAACGGGACTCTGCTCGCGCGGTCGGAGACGTTCTCGATGGACCCGCAGCTGATCGTCGCCGACGTCGATCTCGACCGCATCCGCCAGGAGCGTTCCCGCATGATCAGCATGCGGGACCAAGTCGGCGACTACGCCGACCAGGCCCGCGCCATCCGTCGCATACCGTTCGAGCTCGACCTCGCACTCGACGACGACGTCGTCGCCGACCTCCGCCGCACCGTGCTCCGCTTCCCGTTCGTCCCGACCGGAACCGCCGATCGCGATCAGCGCTGCCGCGACGTCCTCGACATTCAGGTGCAGGGACTCGTCGCCCGCCTGCGAGCCACCGGCATCGGCAAGATCGTGATCGGTGTGTCCGGCGGCCTCGACTCGACTCTGGCACTACTCGTCGCGGTGCAGGCGTTCGACCTGCTCGGCCTGCCGCGCACCGATATTCGCGCCTACACGATGCCCGGCTTCGCCACCGGCGACGCGACCCTCGCACGCAGCCATGTCCTCATGGACTCGCTCGGGGTCACCGGCACCGAGCTCGACATCCGCCCGTCGTGCGAGCGGATGCTCGCCGATCTGGGGCACCCCTTCGCCGATGGCCGACCCGTCTACGACGTGACGTTCGAGAACGTGCAGGCCGGCGAACGGACGTCGCACCTGTTCCGTCTGGCCAACTACCTCGGCGGTCTGGTGCTCGGCACCGGCGACCTCTCCGAGCTGGCACTCGGCTGGTGCACCTACGGGGTCGGCGACCAGATGTCGCACTACAACGTGAACGGTTCGGTGCCGAAGACTCTTATCCAGCACCTGATCCGGTGGAAGATCGCGACCGGTGGTTACCCGGAGGCCACCATCGAGGCGCTGCGCGAGATCGTCGACGACGTCATCTCCCCCGAGCTGGTGCCCGCCGACGCGGACGGCAACGTGCAGAGCACCGAGGGCAAGGTGGGCCCGTACGAGCTGCACGACTTCTTCCTCTACCACCTGACGCGCTTCGGGTACCGGCCGTCGAAGATGGCCTACCTGGCACACCAGGCCTGGGGCGACAGTTCACGCGGCCCGTGGTCGGACATGCTGGCCCCGGAACAGCGCAACCAGTACGACGCGGCGACCATCGAGCGCTGGCTCGAGGTGTTTCTGAAACGGTTCATGTCGAGCCAGTTCAAGCGCACTGCGATGCCGAACGGACCGAAGATCGGTTCCGGCGGTTCCCTGTCCCCGCGCGGTGATTGGCGTTCGCCGTCGGACGCGTCGGCAGCCGCGTGGCTACGGGAGCTGCACGGCGAGCTGTGA